From the genome of Geobacter sp. SVR, one region includes:
- a CDS encoding acyl-CoA dehydrogenase family protein produces MNFELTEEQKLIQETARSFAASELEPLAARLDREDDRPAFLANLKKLAELGFMGLNVKEAYGGSEAGGVAFSLAMTEIARVCASTAVTVSVNNMVCEVIQAVGTEEQKRAYIPRICSGEYAAGSFALTETGAGSDPSAMCTRAVQDGDHFVLDGSKIFITSAPYAGVFVVWAVTDKDAPKGKGISCFLVEAGTPGLIIGKQEHKMGQHASATNEVIFDNCRVPASSMMGRLNDGFRIAVAELTGGRIGIGSLGLGIGLAAMDFATRYATERTQFGQKISSFQALQWMMADGYTELEAARLLLMNAAFRKETGRSFAKEASMAKLFATEAANRACYKAMQMLGGYGYTQDFPIERYTRDARITSIYEGTSEIQRVIISREILRNFS; encoded by the coding sequence ATGAACTTCGAGTTGACCGAAGAGCAGAAGCTAATCCAGGAAACCGCCCGTTCCTTTGCCGCCTCCGAACTGGAGCCGCTGGCAGCCCGGCTGGACCGGGAGGATGACCGCCCGGCCTTTCTGGCCAACCTGAAGAAGCTGGCCGAGCTGGGCTTCATGGGGCTCAACGTCAAGGAGGCCTACGGCGGCTCTGAGGCGGGGGGGGTGGCCTTCAGCCTGGCCATGACCGAGATCGCCCGGGTCTGCGCCTCCACGGCGGTGACCGTGTCGGTCAACAACATGGTCTGCGAGGTGATCCAAGCGGTGGGGACCGAGGAACAGAAGCGGGCCTACATTCCCCGCATCTGCTCCGGCGAGTACGCGGCCGGCAGCTTCGCCCTGACCGAGACCGGTGCCGGCTCCGATCCCTCCGCCATGTGCACCCGTGCGGTGCAGGACGGGGACCACTTCGTGCTGGACGGCTCCAAGATCTTTATCACCAGCGCTCCCTATGCCGGCGTGTTCGTGGTGTGGGCCGTGACCGACAAGGATGCCCCCAAGGGCAAGGGGATCAGCTGCTTCCTGGTAGAGGCCGGCACTCCCGGCCTGATCATCGGCAAGCAGGAACACAAGATGGGGCAGCATGCCTCGGCCACCAACGAAGTCATCTTCGACAACTGCCGTGTGCCGGCCAGCTCCATGATGGGGCGGTTGAACGACGGCTTCCGCATTGCGGTGGCTGAGCTGACCGGTGGGCGGATCGGCATCGGATCACTGGGGCTGGGGATCGGGCTGGCGGCCATGGACTTTGCCACCCGCTACGCCACGGAGCGGACCCAGTTCGGCCAGAAGATCAGTTCTTTCCAAGCCCTGCAGTGGATGATGGCCGACGGCTACACCGAGCTGGAGGCGGCCCGCCTGCTGCTGATGAACGCCGCCTTCCGCAAGGAGACCGGCAGGAGCTTTGCCAAGGAGGCTTCCATGGCCAAGCTGTTCGCCACCGAGGCGGCCAACCGGGCCTGTTACAAGGCCATGCAGATGCTGGGGGGCTACGGCTACACCCAGGACTTCCCCATCGAGCGCTACACCCGCGACGCCCGCATCACCTCGATCTACGAGGGCACCAGCGAGATCCAGCGGGTGATCATCTCAAGGGAAATCCTGCGGAACTTCTCATAG
- a CDS encoding CoA transferase subunit A, translating to MSTGKRITLQQAAEVVKNGSSLTFSGFTIWRRPFALVYELIRQQRKGLHLIEVNGGPQTEFLVGAGCVDIWESCWVGHELYGKYGANLSRRVGNKTIIVEDYSHAQMMFRFAAAASGSAYAVTQTSLGTDIHNPEYDMLGKAGLRDGNNPRIARHKYQFVDDPFFGAGPQVLVPAVKLDVAMLCVQQVGEEGTVRVAGQYYSDPEAARAADITIAFAEEIVPEEYLRREADRNTIPSFEVDYVVECPFGAHPTGMFGRYDVDGYFLKDFYSMTRTQEGFDDFAKEWIHGLDHMSYLEKLGWPRMLKLKANTALNYSPREKKGGK from the coding sequence ATGAGTACTGGCAAACGCATTACCCTGCAGCAAGCGGCCGAGGTGGTGAAAAACGGCTCCAGCCTGACCTTTTCCGGCTTCACCATCTGGCGCCGCCCCTTTGCCCTGGTGTATGAGCTGATCCGTCAGCAGCGCAAGGGACTCCACCTGATTGAGGTCAACGGCGGACCCCAGACCGAGTTCCTGGTGGGGGCCGGGTGCGTCGATATCTGGGAATCGTGCTGGGTGGGGCACGAGCTGTACGGCAAGTACGGCGCCAACCTGTCACGCCGGGTGGGCAACAAGACCATCATCGTGGAGGATTACAGCCACGCCCAGATGATGTTCCGCTTTGCCGCCGCCGCTTCCGGCTCCGCCTACGCCGTGACCCAGACCTCGCTCGGCACCGACATCCATAATCCCGAATACGACATGCTCGGCAAGGCGGGCCTGCGCGACGGCAACAATCCCCGCATCGCCCGGCACAAGTATCAGTTCGTGGATGACCCCTTCTTCGGGGCCGGGCCCCAGGTGCTGGTGCCGGCCGTGAAGCTGGACGTGGCTATGCTGTGCGTTCAGCAGGTGGGGGAGGAGGGGACCGTGCGGGTGGCCGGCCAGTACTATTCCGATCCCGAGGCGGCCCGGGCGGCGGACATCACCATCGCCTTCGCCGAGGAGATCGTGCCGGAGGAGTACCTGCGGCGTGAGGCTGACCGCAATACCATCCCCAGCTTCGAGGTCGATTACGTGGTGGAGTGCCCCTTTGGTGCCCACCCCACCGGAATGTTCGGACGCTACGACGTGGACGGCTACTTCCTGAAGGATTTCTACAGCATGACCCGCACCCAGGAGGGCTTCGACGACTTCGCCAAGGAGTGGATCCACGGCCTCGACCACATGAGCTACCTGGAGAAGCTGGGCTGGCCGCGCATGCTGAAGCTGAAGGCCAACACGGCCCTGAATTACAGCCCACGCGAGAAGAAGGGGGGGAAGTGA
- a CDS encoding CoA-transferase subunit beta, translating to MSDYANPEEYGLADLMCCAASREVGDNEIVFAGTGLPMVAIMLAQKTHAPNLKLIFEAGTLDGRPPELPTSVGDARCEMGASRASGLNDAFSIAQRGLVDLGFLGGAEVDQYGNVNTTCIGNYLEPELRLTGSGGNPDINSFARRTVFIMVHEKRRFVPHVSYITSPGWRVKKWPGGDFVHRRELYGSAYRGGPSAVISTAGVFRFDEQSGRMYLDTCHPGKTPAEIREMCQFDLDISRVAGETKPPTREELHFIHDVLDPDGIFIPPVKK from the coding sequence ATGAGTGACTACGCGAATCCGGAAGAATACGGGCTGGCGGACCTGATGTGCTGCGCAGCCTCCCGCGAGGTGGGTGACAACGAGATCGTTTTCGCCGGCACCGGTCTGCCGATGGTGGCCATCATGCTGGCCCAGAAGACCCATGCTCCCAACCTGAAGCTGATCTTCGAAGCGGGCACCCTGGATGGCCGCCCTCCTGAGCTGCCGACCTCGGTAGGTGATGCCCGCTGCGAGATGGGTGCCTCGCGCGCCTCGGGCCTGAACGACGCCTTCAGCATTGCCCAACGCGGGCTGGTGGATCTCGGTTTCCTGGGGGGAGCCGAAGTGGACCAGTACGGTAATGTCAACACCACCTGCATCGGTAATTACCTGGAGCCGGAGCTGCGCCTGACCGGCAGCGGCGGCAATCCGGACATCAACTCCTTTGCCCGGCGCACGGTCTTCATCATGGTGCACGAAAAGCGCCGCTTCGTGCCGCACGTCAGCTACATCACCAGCCCCGGCTGGCGGGTGAAGAAGTGGCCCGGCGGCGACTTCGTCCACCGTCGCGAGCTGTACGGCTCCGCCTACCGGGGCGGACCATCGGCGGTGATCAGCACGGCCGGCGTATTCCGCTTCGACGAGCAGAGCGGCCGGATGTACCTCGACACCTGTCATCCCGGCAAGACCCCGGCGGAAATCAGGGAGATGTGCCAGTTCGACCTGGATATCTCCCGCGTGGCGGGCGAGACCAAGCCCCCCACCCGGGAGGAGCTGCATTTCATCCACGATGTGCTCGACCCGGACGGGATCTTCATTCCGCCGGTGAAGAAGTAA